TCTTCGGGACAGCTATCGTCCAGAGCATGATCGCCAAGCGGCTATCTTAAGCCCATCGCCAAGCCTCTTTGCCTCTCGGACATGCCGGCGTCGCTTGCCGCTTGCCTTTGCGTCGAAGTAGAACCGTCGTCGGCGGCGGTTTTGCTCCTGTCTCCACCGCGACCGTCAAGTTGGTGGAGCAGTTCCCCGGCGCGGCGAACGGCGCGGGCTCGGATGCGGACATGAGCAAAGACACAGTGAAAGGAGCACCGCGCCAGTTCGTGCGCGCGTGGCGCGTTTACCGGAAGCTCTCGCAGGAGGCGCTCGCTGATCGCCTCGGCGTGACGCACGGACTGATCTCGCAGATCGAGCGAGGCATAACCGGGCTGACGCATGACCGCATCGAAAGCCTGGCGGAAGCGCTGGGCTGCGCGCCCGCCGACATCTTGTCCGGGCCGCCGAGGTCCCCCGCGCGTCTGTCCGCGGGGGCTCGGATGCGAACTGCCGCCGCCCCGGCAGAGGAGCCCGACCCGATTGTTGAAGCATTCTCGCGACTTTTGCCGCATCTGCCAGAAGCCCGCCGTCAGCGCTTCTTGGCAGACCTTCAGGACGCCGCTCGTCTAGAAGGGCTTGAAGAACCCGCTCCTGCGCCTCGCGCGGGAGCCAGAAAAACAAGCGAATAGTCTCGTCGGCATCGTTCATCGTCTCAGCGCCCCCCCACGCGCTAGTAGGGGACCCACACCATGCTGATGCCCTGCCCCGGCTCGATCTCAGGGCAGGGGCGTAAATCCATCACCGATGCAGCATCGATCCATCATCATCGCGAGTTCCAGGGAGGAGCGCCTTCCCCGGCTTGCGGTACTGCATCAGTGATGGATCGAGCCTCATGATCATCCCCAAGAAACGCCACCCCGAGGCCGGAACGAGCAACGCTTTGGCGGGAAGCAACAAGCGGCTGACGCAGCGGTAGCGTATTTTCAGCAGGTCTGATCCGGGCGTTCCAGCGTCCCGGGCTATTCCACAATGGTCGTTGCATCATGAAAAACCTGCTTCTCTGGTATATCCCGCAGGCGGCGCTGGTCGGCGCTCTCGTTGCCGGGGCGGTGCTGTTTTCCACGAACACCGCCATCCTCTACCGCCAGACCTGGGCTTGGGATTACGGTGAAAGGGTTGGGCTCCCTGAACAGTTCCGCTCGACCGGCATTCATTGCGAGTATTTCACCCCATTCTCGGTGTTCTTCAGGAGGTTCAAGAACGCCGATGTCTGCCCGCGAACTCTAAGCGTGTCTCAACAATGATCCAGCGCCGCTGCGGTCGCAGCGGTGGGTTTGGTCACGGCCAGCCAGGCGCAGCACCCCCCGTCCTGGGACGCCCAGCACAGTGCAGGGACGCCCAGCACAGTGCACCAAGCTCTTTGGCTTGAAATAACAAGCAGCGGACACAACGGAGCCCCAAGTTGGTCGGTGCGAGCGTCTACCGGCATCAGGGGCGGCTTGGCGCTGGGTCAGAGTAAAAGTGGGTTCGCCCCCACTTTTGCTCTGGTTGTCACCACCGGGACCGTCGATCTGCTGGAGCAGATCACCGGCACGTCTATCAACGCGAACGGAGCCCCGATGACCACCCCCTACAGTCCCGGCGCAATCGGTGCCCGCCTGCGCATAGCGCGTGAGATCATCAAGGCGGCGGGCACGCTCGCGGACATGGCCGAGCTGTTCGGGGAGCCGCTACAGACGTGGAGCCGCTGGGAGATTGGCCACACCCGGCTGACGATCGAGATTGCGTGGAAAATCCACGAAAACTACCCGATCGAGCGCGATTGGCTGCTATTTGGCGAGACGAGGTTTCTGAATGCGGCCCAGCGCCAGGCTATTGCCGACGCCGAGGCCCGGCTCGCTGTCACCCAGCCGAGGGGCCGCGCACGAGTGTCGTGAGCGACGACATTCCCACCATCTACTCGGAGTTCGGGACATGAATGGGGAAGCCGTCATCATGACGAAGGGTGATCGAAATCTTGGAGCGACTTACATCAAGGAGTGGCGCCGCGCCGCAGGAATGACGCTAGAGGCGCTCGGCGCCGAGATCGGCATGACGCATGCCAGTCTCAGCCGGATCGAGGCGCGCAAGCAGCCCTATAGCCAGGGCATTCTCGAGGCGATTGCCGATGTGTTCGGCTGCAAGCCGAGCGACCTTCTCAGCGGGCCGCCGCCCGCCATCGACGAAGGGCCGGGCACGAGTGTCGTGAGCGACGACATCCCCAGGCAGCCGCGCCGACCCCATCATCTGAAAGCATGGGCGCAGAAGCGTGGCCTCGCGCGCCCGACCGACCTGGCGCGCGAGTTGGACATCGACAAGAGCATGGTGACGCGCTGGTTCCAGGGAACCACGCCATCCGAGGAGAGCCTGTCGAAGCTGGGCGCGCTGTTCGGCGTCGAGCCCGAGGCCCTGTTCCGCGATCCGGAGGAGGAGTGGGTCGCCAGGTTCCTGCGCGGCAGGAGTGCGGACGAGATCGAGCGCATCAAACAGACGCTCGAGGTTGCCTTCCCACGAAAGACGGGCTGATCAGGCGGCAGGCCCTTACGAACCACTCACAGCGGTGTAACGCTCGCCTTTGGTTGCCCGTCGTTGATGACGAATGATGACATCAGGAAGCGGGTCGCCGATCTCCAGCGAGAGCCTGCTCACCCAAGGGCCTGTGCCGTGCTCTTCCGGGAGTGCGGAGCGATGCGCGAGAGGACTGGAAATCCTTGCGCGACAGCCCACGCGCGGCGGCCCCGTTAGACCGTGCCCGGCGAGACGCCCAGCACAGTGCACCTGCCTTGCCTTGTAAGAAATCTAAATGCTCGTATAGTGTACTTACATGCCGGTAAGGGACAGGACATGAAGCGGGCGGTTGGGTACATCCGGGTCAGCACCGCACAGCAGGGACGCTCCGGCCTGGGCATCGAAGCGCAGCGCGCTGCCATTGCCCGCTTTGCCGAGGCCGAAGGCTTCGAGATTGTCGGCGAGCACGTCGAGGTCGAGACAGGCAAGGGCTCCGACGCTCTCGATCGTCGCCCGCAGCTCGCCGCCGCGTTGGCTGAGGCTCGCCGACACAAATGCGCGGTCGTCGTCGCCAAGCTCGATCGCCTGTCCCGTGACGTGGCCTTCGTCGCCGGTCTCATGGCGCAGCGAATCCCGTTCATCGTCACGGAGCTCGGCGCGGACGCCGATCCGTTCATGTTGCACATCTACGCCGCGCTGGCCGAGAAGGAGCGGGCGCTGATCGCGGCGCGCACGAAGGCTGCGCTGGCCGCTGCCAAGGCCAAGGGCGCGAAGCTCGGCAACCGGACGAATCTGGCCGAGGCACAGGCCAAGGGCGCGGCCACTGGCCGGGCCAATGCCGATCGCTTTGCCGCGGCGCTCCTGCCTATGATCCGCGATGCCCGCTCCTCGGGCGCTTCGCTCCGGGCCATCGCGGACATGCTCAACGCCAGGGGCGTCCAGACGTCCCGCAAGGGCAAATGGGCCGCGACACAGGTGCGGGATATCCTTCTCCGCGCCTAGTGGCCGTGGTTGTCCGCCAGGCCGACCTTCGTGGGATCGAGCGCCCACATCTGCTCGAAACACAGGTCATAGAGGTCGTCCTGCAGGCTCTCAGCCAGCACCTGCTCGGTTTTCGAGTCAATCTTCATCACATCGAGCAGGGGGGAAGTAGCGGAAGTGCGGGGGCGTAGTGCCAGAACGCGGCGCCTCGCGGTCTGAAATTAGCCCCGTGCCGCGCATCGACGCCGTATCTTCTCCACTGTCGCTGCCATGCTGGCCAAGCTGCGCTGCTCGAGCGCCATTGCTGTCGCATGGGCGCGGTCATAGGTCGTCCAGTGCATTCCCTTCGGCTTGGGCGGGAATGACAGCGTGAGGTTGGGCGAACCTCCCAGGCGCTCCCGTATGCGCTGCGCTCGCCGCACCGATAGATAGCGCTTGTCCTCGT
Above is a genomic segment from Bosea sp. NBC_00550 containing:
- a CDS encoding helix-turn-helix domain-containing protein, coding for MSKDTVKGAPRQFVRAWRVYRKLSQEALADRLGVTHGLISQIERGITGLTHDRIESLAEALGCAPADILSGPPRSPARLSAGARMRTAAAPAEEPDPIVEAFSRLLPHLPEARRQRFLADLQDAARLEGLEEPAPAPRAGARKTSE
- a CDS encoding helix-turn-helix domain-containing protein — protein: MTTPYSPGAIGARLRIAREIIKAAGTLADMAELFGEPLQTWSRWEIGHTRLTIEIAWKIHENYPIERDWLLFGETRFLNAAQRQAIADAEARLAVTQPRGRARVS
- a CDS encoding helix-turn-helix domain-containing protein; protein product: MNGEAVIMTKGDRNLGATYIKEWRRAAGMTLEALGAEIGMTHASLSRIEARKQPYSQGILEAIADVFGCKPSDLLSGPPPAIDEGPGTSVVSDDIPRQPRRPHHLKAWAQKRGLARPTDLARELDIDKSMVTRWFQGTTPSEESLSKLGALFGVEPEALFRDPEEEWVARFLRGRSADEIERIKQTLEVAFPRKTG
- a CDS encoding recombinase family protein; translation: MKRAVGYIRVSTAQQGRSGLGIEAQRAAIARFAEAEGFEIVGEHVEVETGKGSDALDRRPQLAAALAEARRHKCAVVVAKLDRLSRDVAFVAGLMAQRIPFIVTELGADADPFMLHIYAALAEKERALIAARTKAALAAAKAKGAKLGNRTNLAEAQAKGAATGRANADRFAAALLPMIRDARSSGASLRAIADMLNARGVQTSRKGKWAATQVRDILLRA